DNA from Corynebacterium aurimucosum ATCC 700975:
AACCCGAGTAATCCTACTCTGTGAGCGCGGCTAGTCGGGCAACGAGTCAGGGGAGCGTGTTAGGTGCGCAAAAGCTGGCGAAGCACGGTGCTGACGCCGTTGTCAGTATTGGGAGGGGCAATGATATCCGCTAGATCCTTCAGCTGCGGATGCGCGTTCTCCATCGCGACGGCTGTCCCGGCAGCGCGCAGCATTTCGAGATCATTGAGGTAGTCACCGAAGGCCACGGTGGCGGTGATGGGAACGTTGGCAAGTTCAGCGAGCTTGACTAAGGCTGCACCTTTATCCACGCCGCGAGCCATGACATCGAGCCAGACCTTGCCCGATACCGCCACGTTGTCTTCCGGGACAGCGCGGACGATGGGTTCGTAGATGTGTGCCTCTGAACCGGATTCACAGAAGATGGCGATCTTGATGATGTTGCTATCGGGGACGGCGTCTAGGTCATCGACCCACGTGACTGCCTTGTAGTACTTGGAGATCTCTGCGCGCGCTGCATCGGATGCATCCCGCGCGACGTAGGCGGTTTCCGGGGCGCACAGCACCACGGTGTGCTCCACATCCATGGCCGCTGAGGCCTCGCGTGCTGAGTGCACGGTCGCTTCCGAGAGCGGGAATGTCGCAATGATGTCGCCACCACGCATGACTACCGAGCCATTTTCAGCAATGAAGGTTTCGCCTTGCGGGAACATCTCCTTGAGCGTTGCCAGTTGGCGCCCTGAGGCCGGAACTAGCTCGCATCCACGGTGGGCGGCAAGCTCCTGCAGCTCCGCGAAGTCCGCTGGTAGTTGGCCGTGGGCATCGAGGAGTGTGCCGTCCATGTCAAGAGCAACAAGTTGTGGGAGCAAGAAAGTCACACCAATCTAAAAGGGTTGGGCTAAAAGCAGAAACCATGTCCAAGGTAGCGCCAAAATTAGGTGGCTGAAACATTTGTGATATGGAACACTGGTGCGCATGACTATGACTGATCCAGTACTCGTTTCCGTCCGCAACCGTACCGGAGTCCTTGAACTCAATCGGCCGAAAGCTCTGAACTCTTTGAACCCA
Protein-coding regions in this window:
- a CDS encoding HAD family hydrolase is translated as MTFLLPQLVALDMDGTLLDAHGQLPADFAELQELAAHRGCELVPASGRQLATLKEMFPQGETFIAENGSVVMRGGDIIATFPLSEATVHSAREASAAMDVEHTVVLCAPETAYVARDASDAARAEISKYYKAVTWVDDLDAVPDSNIIKIAIFCESGSEAHIYEPIVRAVPEDNVAVSGKVWLDVMARGVDKGAALVKLAELANVPITATVAFGDYLNDLEMLRAAGTAVAMENAHPQLKDLADIIAPPNTDNGVSTVLRQLLRT